A region from the Ctenopharyngodon idella isolate HZGC_01 chromosome 13, HZGC01, whole genome shotgun sequence genome encodes:
- the gfral gene encoding GDNF family receptor alpha-like translates to MKAMKAAFLIASHLLYQLVCIDTSRTPDCTSHMDACVSPRICRSEQAVLRDICNYKDGSCHPTDAKVCNATLQMMLSHSPALGKCVCSGPDPCGTLQQLFSQCQHRLAQKNKRLEAEWKASVHHTSKSCLEETVACLGEEACNRRMVPFVQECNAYQCNPSQCRQAMRQFYSALPHNVAERLVFCDCDGEDHECQEMKASLHSGSCVNDQSQTPWTCLEALDSCSEDALCRQIFNRYLSKCFEAEDSAYDLTSDWLNLLNPDNFLGEDLQCRVAFVETMGSVLHHPCTCDGLHHHDQYKCNELKQIFQDKSLFKLSRTKGNFRHGESHESNIGRQPTNTPNADLQWLGGETVRRGQSDDSSNGQQQTNESRFKQQWLSDQLLYLLIYISALMVVVLFIVSLVLLRLRRIHQTAEKPTFEAHQSKSLMLSSVII, encoded by the exons ATGAAGGCCATGAAAGCTGCTTTCCTCATTG CGTCTCATCTGCTGTACCAGTTAGTTTGCATTGACACATCAAGAACTCCAGACTGCACTTCACACATGGATGCTTGTGTTTCTCCACGCATCTGCAGAAGTGAACAGGCTGTCCTCAGAGATATCTGTAATTATAAAG ATGGAAGCTGCCACCCGACTGACGCCAAGGTCTGTAACGCCACACTTCAGATGATGTTAAGCCACTCACCTGCGTTgggaaagtgtgtgtgttctggGCCGGATCCATGCGGCACTCTACAACAGCTGTTTTCTCAGTGCCAGCATCGCTTGG CTCAAAAAAATAAGCGACTTGAGGCAGAATGGAAAGCCAGTG TACACCACACAAGCAAATCCTGTCTTGAAGAGACAGTAGCTTGTCTTGGGGAAGAAGCCTGTAACAGACGGATGGTGCCATTTGTCCAGGAGTGCAACGCATACCAATGCAACCCCAGCCAGTGCAGACAGGCAATGAGGCAGTTCTACTCGGCTCTTCCTCACAATGTGGCTGAGAGACTGGTGTTCTGTGACTGTGACGGAGAAGACCACGAATGCCAGGAGATGAAGGCCTCTCTACACTCTGGATCCTGTGTGAACGACCAGTCGCAGACACCCTGGACCTGCCTGGAGGCGCTGGACAGCTGCTCTGAGGATGCATTGTGCAG GCAGATATTTAACAGGTACCTGTCCAAATGTTTTGAGGCAGAGGACTCTGCATATGATTTGACGAGTGACTGGCTAAATCTTCTAAACCCTGACAACTTTCTTGGGGAAGACCTTCAATGCAGGGTGGCATTTGTGGAAACTATGGGTTCAGTACTTCATCACCCCTGTACTTGTGATGGATTACATCACCATGACCAATATAAGTGCAATGAGCTGAAACAGATTTTCCAAGACAAGTCCCTCTTCA AGCTCTCAAGAACCAAAGGAAATTTCCGACATGGAGAATCCCATGAATCAAACATTGGGCGACAACCAACCAATACACCAAATGCTGATCTGCAGTGGTTAGGTGGTGAAACTGTCCGACGTGGACAATCCGATGATTCAAGCAATGGGCAACAACAAACCAATGAATCAAGGTTTAAGCAGCAGTGGCTGAGTG ATCAACTGTTGTACCTACTGATCTATATCTCTGCATTAATGGTGGTGGTGTTATTCATTGTCAGCCTTGTTTTGCTCAGACTGAG GAGAAtacaccaaactgctgaaaaacCAACTTTTGAGGCCCATCAATCAAAATCTCTAATGTTGTCTTCTGTTATTATTTGA